The following are encoded in a window of Fibrobacter sp. UWEL genomic DNA:
- a CDS encoding NADP-dependent malic enzyme has translation MTFEEKALAYHANGKPGKIEVVPTKPHSTQTDLGLAYTPGVAVPCLEIEKNPETAYDYTGKGNLVAVISNGTAVLGLGDIGAMAGKPVMEGKGLLFKIYAGVDVFDIEVNEKDPKKFIEIVKGIAPTFGGINLEDIKAPECFEIEETLKKELDIPVMHDDQHGTAIISSAALVNALEIAGKDIDKIKLVVNGAGAAAVACTKLYLSLGVKKENVVMLDSKGVIYKGRGKLTPEKEFFATEREDVKTLEEAIKGADMFLGLSKPNILTKEMIQSMAAKPIVFALANPTPEVSYDVATSAREDVIFATGRSDYPNQVNNVIGFPYIFRGALDVRATAINEHMKHAAVRAIAALARKPVPDVVNIAYNSERFSFGPKYIIPKPLDPRLLTDVSIAVAKAAIESGVARKPITDWDAYADSLRDMMGYDNKLIRGFENMARSNPKRVVFAEGASVNMIKAAIQAKEEGIAFPILLGNPERIKEVADKEKLDISGLDVVNPRSTAEADRRFKYAGIYAEENGRNGVTFEKARDEMFERNHFGMMMVKTGDADAFVSGANSRITTSIELAKDIIGIRPEYKHFGAMHILSTKKGTFFLADTLVNRDPDAETLVDIVKLTHDAVKFFAHEPVMAMLSYANFGSDNNAARGTANTVQEAVNILHEQYPDYAIDGEMQANVALNKDLRDKKYPFNTIKGQDVNTLIFPCLSSANTACKMLLEMGVGESIGPVQMGLKKPVHFTDADASVHDIFNLTVAAVIDAIVQERIDKARPVK, from the coding sequence ATGACCTTCGAAGAAAAGGCACTTGCATACCACGCTAACGGCAAACCGGGTAAGATCGAAGTTGTTCCTACCAAGCCGCACAGCACTCAGACCGATCTCGGCCTGGCATACACCCCGGGTGTAGCAGTTCCCTGCTTGGAAATTGAAAAGAATCCGGAAACTGCTTACGACTATACCGGCAAGGGCAACCTGGTTGCAGTGATTTCTAACGGTACTGCAGTTCTGGGCCTGGGTGACATTGGCGCCATGGCTGGTAAGCCTGTGATGGAAGGTAAGGGCCTTCTGTTCAAGATCTACGCAGGTGTGGACGTTTTCGATATCGAAGTGAACGAAAAGGATCCCAAGAAGTTCATCGAAATCGTTAAGGGTATCGCTCCTACTTTCGGCGGCATCAACCTGGAAGACATCAAGGCTCCGGAATGCTTCGAAATCGAAGAAACCCTGAAGAAGGAATTGGATATTCCCGTGATGCACGATGACCAGCATGGTACTGCAATTATCTCCAGTGCTGCTCTCGTGAACGCTCTGGAAATTGCCGGCAAGGACATCGACAAGATCAAGCTGGTGGTGAACGGTGCCGGTGCTGCTGCTGTGGCTTGCACCAAGCTGTACCTGTCCCTGGGCGTCAAGAAGGAAAACGTGGTGATGCTGGACTCCAAGGGCGTGATCTACAAGGGTCGCGGCAAGCTCACTCCGGAAAAGGAATTCTTCGCTACCGAACGTGAAGACGTGAAGACTCTGGAAGAAGCCATCAAGGGTGCAGACATGTTCCTTGGCCTTTCCAAGCCCAACATCCTCACCAAGGAAATGATCCAGTCCATGGCTGCAAAGCCTATCGTGTTTGCTCTTGCAAACCCCACACCGGAAGTTTCCTATGATGTAGCAACCTCCGCTCGTGAAGACGTTATCTTCGCAACCGGCCGTAGCGACTATCCCAACCAGGTGAACAACGTTATCGGCTTCCCCTACATCTTCCGCGGTGCTCTGGACGTTCGCGCTACTGCTATTAACGAACACATGAAGCACGCCGCTGTACGTGCTATTGCAGCTCTCGCTCGCAAGCCGGTGCCTGATGTAGTGAACATTGCTTACAACTCCGAACGCTTCAGCTTCGGTCCCAAGTACATCATCCCCAAGCCGCTGGATCCGCGCCTGCTGACCGACGTGTCTATTGCAGTTGCTAAGGCTGCTATTGAAAGTGGCGTGGCTCGCAAGCCCATTACCGACTGGGACGCTTATGCTGATAGCCTCCGCGACATGATGGGCTACGACAACAAGCTGATCCGCGGTTTCGAAAACATGGCTCGCTCCAACCCCAAGCGCGTTGTATTCGCTGAAGGTGCTAGCGTCAACATGATCAAGGCTGCTATCCAGGCTAAGGAAGAAGGCATTGCATTCCCGATCCTTCTGGGTAATCCGGAACGCATCAAGGAAGTTGCTGACAAGGAAAAGCTGGATATCTCCGGTCTCGATGTGGTTAATCCCCGTTCTACTGCCGAAGCTGATCGCCGCTTCAAGTATGCTGGCATCTATGCCGAAGAAAACGGCCGTAACGGTGTGACCTTCGAAAAGGCTCGCGACGAAATGTTCGAACGCAACCACTTCGGTATGATGATGGTGAAGACCGGTGATGCAGACGCATTCGTCTCTGGTGCAAACTCCAGAATCACTACCTCCATCGAACTGGCTAAGGACATTATCGGTATCCGTCCGGAATACAAGCACTTCGGTGCTATGCATATCCTTTCTACCAAGAAGGGCACCTTCTTCCTGGCTGATACCCTGGTGAACCGCGATCCCGATGCAGAAACCCTCGTTGATATTGTCAAGCTCACTCACGACGCCGTGAAGTTCTTTGCACACGAACCGGTGATGGCTATGCTTAGCTACGCTAACTTCGGTTCTGACAACAATGCTGCCCGCGGTACTGCAAACACCGTTCAGGAAGCAGTTAACATCCTTCACGAACAGTATCCGGACTACGCTATCGACGGCGAAATGCAGGCTAACGTTGCCCTGAACAAGGATCTTCGCGACAAGAAGTATCCCTTCAACACCATCAAGGGTCAGGACGTTAACACCCTCATCTTCCCCTGCCTCTCTTCTGCAAACACTGCATGCAAGATGCTTCTGGAAATGGGTGTTGGCGAATCCATCGGTCCTGTACAGATGGGCTTGAAGAAGCCGGTTCACTTCACCGATGCCGACGCTTCTGTCCACGATATCTTCAACCTGACCGTTGCTGCCGTCATCGACGCAATCGTTCAGGAACGTATCGACAAGGCTCGTCCCGTGAAGTAA
- a CDS encoding glycoside hydrolase family 5 protein, protein MVLKNFFGLACGFGLMAATSAFALPKSADLVADMGMGYNIGNTMEAPGNPTIWGNDFPTAEYVKAIKAAGFNSVRIPCAWDSHASNGVINAGWLDSVKTVVDMVVGEGMYAVLNSHWDGGWLEDHVFDGAGYDKNGATTNSAATVAATQEAYWGQIAAKFAEYDEHLIFASANEPGVNDPWMDGGTDNGQWGFDAARMKVLRQYHEACLKAVRNAGGNNATRTVVVQMPRTEIDKYELLASDYPTDPAGEGYTMAEAHYYPYQFSLMTEDATWGKCFYYFDGMGSTTDTPHNMGSSATTLGTKLYTEAQFTKLETAFGSKGIPVIIGEFGAVKRLEEITGDNLGLHLKGRAAWYGSVAKSAKAHNIVTFAWDTGDEGNGNMTIIRRQTKKYGGKVGDIVDIETLNALRAEYSLAALEGHSVIDSLVAASKDDSNKMLSITYTTTGRTDSSEVGTMRIDLGGKNWSKYIGIQFDAEIDIANGGPLDGETYGWESASVFAMTGSSWTWHDYNLDIEAGKATYKVMFEDMSNDFNASSVNAIGLNIYGTLVTGTVKMDNLMLIKKDGTLEVLNDFNKKTPTLEGIAEGKLVASTFAAPITAIKPAAIAASKMFVNVQQGFVNATFPAQANVQGKAMIMNTMGQVIASESFVTRSGNNTVQLKANYRGAAMLIIKQGSQVYSQKVILK, encoded by the coding sequence ATGGTTTTGAAAAATTTCTTCGGTCTTGCCTGTGGTTTTGGCCTCATGGCTGCCACTAGCGCATTCGCACTTCCCAAGTCCGCAGATCTCGTAGCAGACATGGGCATGGGTTACAACATCGGTAATACCATGGAAGCCCCCGGTAATCCCACCATCTGGGGTAACGATTTCCCCACAGCCGAATACGTCAAGGCTATCAAGGCTGCAGGCTTTAACTCCGTCCGCATTCCCTGCGCCTGGGATTCTCACGCATCCAATGGCGTGATCAATGCCGGCTGGCTGGATTCCGTCAAGACCGTCGTGGACATGGTCGTTGGCGAAGGCATGTACGCCGTGCTGAACTCCCACTGGGATGGCGGCTGGCTGGAAGACCACGTCTTTGATGGCGCAGGCTACGACAAGAATGGCGCAACCACCAACAGTGCAGCCACCGTGGCAGCAACGCAAGAAGCCTACTGGGGCCAGATTGCGGCCAAGTTCGCCGAATACGATGAACATCTGATTTTTGCATCTGCCAACGAACCGGGCGTTAACGACCCGTGGATGGATGGCGGTACCGACAACGGCCAGTGGGGTTTTGATGCCGCCCGTATGAAGGTTCTGCGTCAGTACCACGAAGCCTGCCTGAAGGCAGTCCGTAACGCCGGCGGCAACAACGCCACCCGTACCGTGGTGGTGCAGATGCCCCGTACCGAAATTGACAAGTATGAACTTTTGGCAAGTGATTATCCTACCGACCCCGCTGGCGAAGGCTACACCATGGCCGAAGCCCACTACTATCCGTATCAGTTCTCCCTCATGACTGAAGACGCTACCTGGGGTAAGTGCTTCTACTATTTCGACGGAATGGGTTCTACCACCGACACACCTCATAACATGGGTTCCAGCGCAACCACCTTGGGCACCAAGCTCTATACCGAAGCTCAGTTCACAAAGCTTGAAACCGCCTTCGGTAGCAAGGGTATTCCCGTAATCATCGGCGAATTCGGTGCAGTCAAGCGCCTCGAAGAAATCACCGGCGATAACCTGGGCCTCCACCTGAAGGGTCGTGCAGCCTGGTACGGTTCCGTGGCAAAGTCCGCCAAGGCTCACAACATCGTGACCTTCGCATGGGATACTGGCGATGAAGGCAATGGCAACATGACCATCATCCGTCGCCAGACCAAGAAATACGGCGGAAAGGTCGGTGACATCGTCGACATCGAAACTCTGAATGCCCTGCGTGCCGAATATAGCTTGGCAGCTCTTGAAGGACATTCCGTTATCGATTCCCTGGTCGCAGCAAGCAAGGACGATTCCAACAAGATGTTGTCCATTACCTACACCACTACCGGTCGCACCGACTCCAGCGAAGTGGGCACCATGCGTATTGACCTGGGCGGCAAGAATTGGAGCAAGTATATAGGCATTCAGTTTGATGCAGAAATCGACATTGCCAACGGCGGCCCCCTGGACGGCGAAACCTATGGTTGGGAAAGCGCATCCGTTTTCGCAATGACAGGTTCCTCCTGGACATGGCATGACTACAACCTGGATATCGAAGCAGGCAAGGCAACCTATAAGGTGATGTTCGAAGACATGTCCAACGATTTCAACGCATCTTCCGTGAACGCCATCGGCCTGAACATCTACGGCACCCTGGTTACTGGAACCGTCAAGATGGACAACCTGATGCTTATCAAGAAGGACGGCACCCTTGAAGTCCTCAACGACTTCAACAAGAAGACCCCCACTCTGGAAGGCATTGCAGAAGGCAAGCTGGTTGCATCCACCTTTGCAGCCCCCATCACCGCCATCAAGCCTGCAGCCATCGCAGCAAGCAAGATGTTCGTGAACGTCCAGCAGGGCTTCGTGAACGCCACCTTCCCCGCACAGGCAAACGTTCAGGGCAAGGCCATGATCATGAACACCATGGGTCAGGTCATTGCTAGCGAAAGCTTCGTGACCCGCTCCGGCAACAACACCGTTCAGCTGAAGGCCAACTACCGCGGCGCCGCCATGCTCATCATCAAGCAGGGCAGCCAGGTATACAGCCAGAAGGTGATTCTGAAGTAA